The Alosa sapidissima isolate fAloSap1 chromosome 8, fAloSap1.pri, whole genome shotgun sequence genome contains a region encoding:
- the ankdd1b gene encoding ankyrin repeat and death domain-containing protein 1B isoform X2: MSTMEKRTLAFRDRLLKSPLLKKENLNPKTWLNSESVKSFTDLVLQRDTTEPDTSYDNAVMLLESEKEYIEAAKRNDIEFMKLNGRGVNVNAKNVHYRTALHYAVAFRNVEAVEIILRRRAKLDLQDRHGITGMHLAAWFGSLDILKLLVQAGADQSVETKEGMNMMHCAAINNHTDIMGYIIDDLQMKELDKRDQHGNRPFAVAAEHGCVRMLEMLMEDPYNMATTEANENGDTPLHLAAKNGQLEAVQLLLDNFESRDEVNKAGETALYQAADGGHEECVEALLDAGCDLNITSDVKSSPLHPVCEKGYTSLAKILIDNGAWTNAQNQAPLHLAVHNSHIPVIHTLLEAGCDPNITEQMGQTALHIAAELGKVDVVEMILKADLDLELKDRQGKTALAVAARADVVIIVDMIIKAERYFHWRRTNAVTNEILHNELPLTFKVDHRADTKQIRDTMWRLAYKCFKRNEWKRLAEYWGFTQQQMAAIEEQWTGPQSYQEHGNRMLLIWLHGVISTQRSAAKELYEGLLSTGNRKVAEKIRMEAENNIKKCTIS; the protein is encoded by the exons ATGAGCACTATGGAGAAACGGACTCTGGCGTTCAGAGACAGGCTTCTGAAGAGCCCTCTGCTGAAGAAGGAGAATCTCAACCCTAAGACATGGCTCAACTCTGAGTCGGTGAAAAGCTTCACAGATTTGGTCCTGCAGAGAGACACCACTGAGCCTGATACCAGTTATGACAATGCGGTGATGC TTTTGGAGTCTGAGAAGGAGTACATTGAGGCAGCTAAGAGAAATGATATTGAGTTCATGAAACTCAATGGAAGAGGTGTAAACGTCAACGCCAAGAATGTA CACTACCGAACTGCACTTCACTATGCCGTGGCCTTCCGCAATGTGGAGGCTGTCGAGATCATCCTGAGAAGACGAGCGAAGCTTGACTTACAGGACAGG CATGGGATTACTGGCATGCACTTGGCCGCCTGGTTCGGCAGTCTGGACATCCTGAAATTACTGGTACAAGCAGGGGCTGATCAGTCTGTGGAGACCAAG GAAGGGATGAACATGATGCACTGCGCTGCCATAAACAACCATACGGACATCATGGGCTACATCATTGATGATCTGCAGATGAAGGAGCTGGATAAGAGAGATCAG caTGGGAACAGGCCTTTTGCGGTGGCTGCAGAGCATGGCTGTGTGCGGATGCTGGAGATGTTAATGGAGGATCCCTACAACATGGCCACCACAGAGGCCAATGAG AATGGAGACACGCCACTCCACTTGGCTGCAAAGAATGGCCAGCTGGAAGCAGTGCAGCTGCTCCTTGACAACTTTGAAAGCCGTGATGAAGTCAACAAG GCTGGGGAGACGGCGCTCTACCAGGCCGCAGACGGAGGCCACGAGGAGTGTGTGGAGGCGTTGCTGGACGCGGGATGTGACCTCAATATCACCTCCGAT GTCAAGAGCTCCCCTTTGCACCCAGTGTGTGAGAAAGGCTACACTTCACTGGCGAAGATCCTCATTGACAATGGAGCTTGGACCAATGCACAAAACCAG GCTCCCCTGCACCTGGCTGTGCACAACTCTCACATCCCCGTCATCCACACGCTACTGGAGGCTGGCTGTGACCCCAACATCACTGAGCAG ATGGGACAGACTGCTCTCCACATTGCAGCAGAGCTTGGCAAGGTGGACGTGGTGGAAATGATCTTGAAAGCCGACTTGGATCTGGAGCTCAAGGACAGG CAAGGCAAGACTGCCCTGGCTGTGGCCGCCCGGGCAGATGTTGTGATCATTGTAGACATGATAATCAAAGCAGAAAGATACTTCCACTGGAGAAGG ACCAATGCAGTGACAAATGAGATTCTTCACAATGAATTACCGCTGACGTTCAAAGTGGACCACCGAGCCGACACAAAGCAGATCCGCGACACCATGTGGAGACTGGCTTACAAGTGCTTCAAGCGCAACGAGTGGAAGAGGCTAGCAGAATACTGGGGCTTCACCCAGCAGCAAATGGCTGCCATTGAGGAACAGTGGACAG GGCCCCAGAGCTACCAGGAACATGGCAACAGGATGCTTCTGATCTGGCTCCATGGGGTGATTAGCACACAGAGGAGTGCTGCCAAAGAGCTGTACGAGGGGCTTCTCTCCACAGGGAACAGGAAAGTCGCAG AGAAAATACGAATGGAAGCAGAGAACAATATAAAGAAATGCACTATTTCCTGA
- the ankdd1b gene encoding ankyrin repeat and death domain-containing protein 1B isoform X1 — MSTMEKRTLAFRDRLLKSPLLKKENLNPKTWLNSESVKSFTDLVLQRDTTEPDTSYDNAVMLLESEKEYIEAAKRNDIEFMKLNGRGVNVNAKNVHYRTALHYAVAFRNVEAVEIILRRRAKLDLQDRHGITGMHLAAWFGSLDILKLLVQAGADQSVETKEGMNMMHCAAINNHTDIMGYIIDDLQMKELDKRDQHGNRPFAVAAEHGCVRMLEMLMEDPYNMATTEANENGDTPLHLAAKNGQLEAVQLLLDNFESRDEVNKAGETALYQAADGGHEECVEALLDAGCDLNITSDVKSSPLHPVCEKGYTSLAKILIDNGAWTNAQNQHLQAPLHLAVHNSHIPVIHTLLEAGCDPNITEQMGQTALHIAAELGKVDVVEMILKADLDLELKDRQGKTALAVAARADVVIIVDMIIKAERYFHWRRTNAVTNEILHNELPLTFKVDHRADTKQIRDTMWRLAYKCFKRNEWKRLAEYWGFTQQQMAAIEEQWTGPQSYQEHGNRMLLIWLHGVISTQRSAAKELYEGLLSTGNRKVAEKIRMEAENNIKKCTIS, encoded by the exons ATGAGCACTATGGAGAAACGGACTCTGGCGTTCAGAGACAGGCTTCTGAAGAGCCCTCTGCTGAAGAAGGAGAATCTCAACCCTAAGACATGGCTCAACTCTGAGTCGGTGAAAAGCTTCACAGATTTGGTCCTGCAGAGAGACACCACTGAGCCTGATACCAGTTATGACAATGCGGTGATGC TTTTGGAGTCTGAGAAGGAGTACATTGAGGCAGCTAAGAGAAATGATATTGAGTTCATGAAACTCAATGGAAGAGGTGTAAACGTCAACGCCAAGAATGTA CACTACCGAACTGCACTTCACTATGCCGTGGCCTTCCGCAATGTGGAGGCTGTCGAGATCATCCTGAGAAGACGAGCGAAGCTTGACTTACAGGACAGG CATGGGATTACTGGCATGCACTTGGCCGCCTGGTTCGGCAGTCTGGACATCCTGAAATTACTGGTACAAGCAGGGGCTGATCAGTCTGTGGAGACCAAG GAAGGGATGAACATGATGCACTGCGCTGCCATAAACAACCATACGGACATCATGGGCTACATCATTGATGATCTGCAGATGAAGGAGCTGGATAAGAGAGATCAG caTGGGAACAGGCCTTTTGCGGTGGCTGCAGAGCATGGCTGTGTGCGGATGCTGGAGATGTTAATGGAGGATCCCTACAACATGGCCACCACAGAGGCCAATGAG AATGGAGACACGCCACTCCACTTGGCTGCAAAGAATGGCCAGCTGGAAGCAGTGCAGCTGCTCCTTGACAACTTTGAAAGCCGTGATGAAGTCAACAAG GCTGGGGAGACGGCGCTCTACCAGGCCGCAGACGGAGGCCACGAGGAGTGTGTGGAGGCGTTGCTGGACGCGGGATGTGACCTCAATATCACCTCCGAT GTCAAGAGCTCCCCTTTGCACCCAGTGTGTGAGAAAGGCTACACTTCACTGGCGAAGATCCTCATTGACAATGGAGCTTGGACCAATGCACAAAACCAG CACCTGCAGGCTCCCCTGCACCTGGCTGTGCACAACTCTCACATCCCCGTCATCCACACGCTACTGGAGGCTGGCTGTGACCCCAACATCACTGAGCAG ATGGGACAGACTGCTCTCCACATTGCAGCAGAGCTTGGCAAGGTGGACGTGGTGGAAATGATCTTGAAAGCCGACTTGGATCTGGAGCTCAAGGACAGG CAAGGCAAGACTGCCCTGGCTGTGGCCGCCCGGGCAGATGTTGTGATCATTGTAGACATGATAATCAAAGCAGAAAGATACTTCCACTGGAGAAGG ACCAATGCAGTGACAAATGAGATTCTTCACAATGAATTACCGCTGACGTTCAAAGTGGACCACCGAGCCGACACAAAGCAGATCCGCGACACCATGTGGAGACTGGCTTACAAGTGCTTCAAGCGCAACGAGTGGAAGAGGCTAGCAGAATACTGGGGCTTCACCCAGCAGCAAATGGCTGCCATTGAGGAACAGTGGACAG GGCCCCAGAGCTACCAGGAACATGGCAACAGGATGCTTCTGATCTGGCTCCATGGGGTGATTAGCACACAGAGGAGTGCTGCCAAAGAGCTGTACGAGGGGCTTCTCTCCACAGGGAACAGGAAAGTCGCAG AGAAAATACGAATGGAAGCAGAGAACAATATAAAGAAATGCACTATTTCCTGA